Proteins encoded in a region of the Dreissena polymorpha isolate Duluth1 chromosome 6, UMN_Dpol_1.0, whole genome shotgun sequence genome:
- the LOC127835991 gene encoding adhesion G-protein coupled receptor D1-like: protein MKTFVSKHKEEAARECVFWDFAKSAWFSAECKVVDQNASHTTCTCNHLTNFAVLVMYVETKDMSLGNRHALFTLTTVGCILSIACLLMTLIAYVYLNMLGNEKILIHFNLSLALMMSQLVFVSASDAHRNQAACKAVAVVLHFLFMASFSWMLVEGIALYMCCTKGIFNHRDMRVKYILLGWGLPLLIVIISVAARTPEYGNGPQYRCVKTRLYGKTRVYGKTRVYGSTRVYDKTRVHGETRLYRKTRVYCSTPVYASHMFKFLFSKSESLLFISCWLSVKEGLIWAFIGPMLVVVLVGDFRYSTAEGRGAFQKVHMMNNIIYVADEHVRSGTGGEGFSDIEDHLRKDGVSQIRGSLRAMLTLLPLLGLTWILGLLVPINVVFHYLFVIANTVQGMCIFFLHCICNDEIRKKFREKRRRWSTTRTLSEVDMAFPGRRKLGSIDTAKFSAVGNVMQNTADCIVSKLPQVVWS, encoded by the exons ATGAAAACGTTTGTATCGAAG CATAAAGAAGAAGCCGCGAGAGAATGCGTCTTCTGGGATTTCGCCAAGAG TGCCTGGTTTAGTGCCGAATGTAAGGTTGTTGATCAGAACGCCTCGCACACCACGTGCACTTGCAATCATCTCACCAACTTTGCCGTGCTGGTGATGTACGTGGAAACCAAGGAT ATGTCACTTGGTAACCGTCATGCGCTGTTTACTCTGACCACGGTCGGCTGCATCCTCTCTATCGCCTGTCTACTGATGACCCTCATAGCCTACGTGTACTTGAA CATGCTGGGTAACGAGAAGATACTGATACATTTCAACCTCTCCCTGGCGCTCATGATGAGTCAGCTGGTGTTTGTTTCCGCCAGCGACGCACACCGGAACCAG GCGGCGTGTAAGGCGGTGGCGGTGGTGCTCCATTTCCTGTTCATGGCCTCGTTTTCCTGGATGCTCGTGGAGGGCATCGCGCTCTACATGTGCTGCACAAAG GGGATATTTAACCATCGGGACATGCGCGTCAAGTACATCCTGCTGGGATGGGGACTTCCGCTTCTGATTGTGATCATCTCGGTTGCCGCCCGTACTCCGGAATACGGGAACGGACCCCAATATAGGTGCGTTAAAACACGATTGTACGGTAAAACACGAGTCTACGGTAAAACACGAGTCTACGGTAGTACACGAGTCTACGATAAAACACGAGTCCACGGTGAAACACGACTCTACCGTAAAACACGAGTCTACTGTAGTACACCAGTTTACG CTTCGCACATGTTTAAGTTCCTTTTTTCAAAGAGTGAGTCCCTTTTGTTTATCAGCTGCTGGTTGTCCGTGAAAGAGGGTCTCATCTGGGCCTTCATTGGGCCAATGCTGGTCGTCGTGCTGGTAGGTGACTTCCGTTACTCAACTGCCGAAGGGAGGGGGGCTTTTCAGAAAGTTCATATGATGAATAACATTAT ATATGTTGCAGATGAACATGTTCGTTCTGGGACTGGTGGTGAAGGTTTTTCTGACATTGAAGACCATCTCAGAAAAGACGGAGTTAGCCAAATTAGG GGAAGCCTCCGCGCGATGCTAACGCTGCTCCCCCTGTTGGGCCTCACGTGGATCCTTGGTCTGCTGGTCCCTATTAATGTCGTGTTCCACTACCTCTTCGTGATCGCCAACACAGTGCAGGGGATGTGCATATTCTTTCTCCACTGCATCTGCAATGACGAG ATCCGGAAGAAGTTCCGTGAAAAGCGGCGCCGATGGTCGACGACCAGGACCTTATCTGAAGTTGATATGGCGTTTCCCGGTCGGCGGAAGTTAGGG AGTATCGATACGGCGAAATTTTCAGCTGTGGGAAATGTTATGCAAAACACGGCGGATTGCATAGTCTCCAAAC TTCCTCAAGTCGTCTGGTCATAA